The Pristiophorus japonicus isolate sPriJap1 unplaced genomic scaffold, sPriJap1.hap1 HAP1_SCAFFOLD_313, whole genome shotgun sequence genome includes a region encoding these proteins:
- the LOC139249438 gene encoding zinc finger protein 271-like isoform X1: MESHKDTRTMEKPWKCGDCGKVFRSPSELEIHRRSHTGERPFTCPVCGKGFTQSSDLLTHQRVHTGERPFTCSECGKGFTQSSHLLRHQRVHTGERPFTCSECGKGFTQSADLVVHQRVHTGERPFTCSVCGQGFTRSSKLVAHQRVHTGERPFTCSECGKGFSRSSHLLRHQRVHTGERPFTCSECGEGFTQSSNLLIHQRVHTGERPFTCSECGKGVTQSSHLVAHQRAHTGERPFTCSECGKRFTTSSTLLRHQRVHTGERPFTCSECGKGFTDSFTLLTHQRVHTGERPFTCSECGKGFIHSSHLLRHQRVHTGERPFTCSECGKRFSQSSNLLIHQRVHTGERPFTCSECGKGFTSSSDLVKHQRVHTGERPFICSECGKGFTRSSDLLTHQRVHTGERPFTCSECGKGFTRSSDLLTHQRVHTGERPFTCSECGKGFTRSSHLLTHQRIHK, encoded by the coding sequence atggagagtcacaaggacacccgcaccatggagaaaccgtggaaatgtggtgactgtgggaaggtattcagatcaccatctgagctggaaattcatcgacgcagtcacactggggagaggccgttcacttgccccgtgtgtgggaagggattcactcagtcatccgacctgctgacacaccagcgagttcacactggggagaggccgttcacctgctctgagtgtgggaagggattcactcagtcatcccacctgctgagacatcagcgagttcacactggggagaggccgttcacctgctctgagtgtgggaagggattcactcagtcagccgaccttgtagttcaccagcgagttcacaccggggagaggccattcacctgctccgtgtgtgggcagggattcactcggtcatccaaacttgtagctcaccagcgagttcacactggggagaggccattcacctgctctgagtgtgggaagggattcagtcggtcatcccacctgctgagacaccagcgagttcacactggggagaggccgttcacctgctctgagtgtggggagggattcactcagtcatccaacctgctgatacaccagcgagttcacactggggagaggccgttcacctgctctgagtgtggaaagggagtcactcagtcatcccaccttgtAGCTCACCaacgagctcacactggggagagaccattcacctgctctgaatgtgggaagagattcactacatcatccaccctgctgagacaccagcgagttcacactggggagaggccattcacctgctctgagtgtgggaagggattcacagattcattcaccctgctgacacaccaacgagttcacactggggagaggccattcacctgctctgagtgtgggaagggattcattcattcatcccacctgctgagacaccagcgagttcacactggggagaggccgttcacctgctctgagtgtgggaagagattcagtcagtcatccaacctgctgatacaccagcgtgttcacactggggagaggccgttcacctgctctgagtgtgggaagggattcacttcttCATCCGACCTGGtgaaacatcagcgagttcacactggggagaggccgttcatctgctctgagtgtgggaagggattcacacgttcttccgacctgctgacacaccagcgagttcacactggggagaggccattcacctgctctgagtgtgggaagggattcactcggtcatccgacctgctgacacaccagcgagttcacactggggagaggccattcacctgctctgagtgtgggaagggattcactcggtcatcccacctgctgacacaccagcgaattcacaagtga